In a genomic window of Phacochoerus africanus isolate WHEZ1 chromosome 6, ROS_Pafr_v1, whole genome shotgun sequence:
- the SPATA46 gene encoding spermatogenesis-associated protein 46, with product MENFSLLSISGPRISSSALSTFPDIMSSRATSLPDIAKTVFPTEVSSPAQALLPQYQGSSLQHGVHNSVLSPDCILGDPQNGEQLRRNCTIYRPWFSPYSYFVCTDKESHLETYSFPEVQRDEGRGDNCLLEDMAESICSSSSSPENVCLREATKKSRHGLNSMDYITSQDILTASRWHPVQQSGYKCAACCRMYPTLHSLKSHIKGGFKEGFSCKVYYRKLKTLWGKEQKARPGDRLSSGSCQAFK from the exons ATGGAGAACTTCTCACTCCTCAGCATTTCTGGACCTCGAATCTCTTCCTCTGCCCTGAGCACTTTTCCTGATATTATGTCCTCACGTGCCACCAGCTTGCCAG ACATTGCAAAGACTGTGTTCCCCACTGAGGTGTCCAGCCCCGCTCAGGCCCTGCTGCCCCAGTACCAAGGCAGCAGTCTCCAGCATGGGGTGCACAACAGCGTGCTCTCACCAG ACTGCATCTTGGGGGACCCCCAGAACGGGGAGCAGCTGAGGCGGAACTGCACCATCTACCGGCCCTGGTTCTCCCCTTACAGCTACTTTGTGTGCACGGACAAAGAGAGCCACCTGGAGACCTACAGTTTCCCAGAGGTGCAGCGGGACGAGGGCAGGGGGGACAACTGCCTTCTGGAGGACATGGCTGAGAGCATCTGCTCgtcctcttcctccccagagAACGTCTGCCTCCGAGAGGCCACCAAGAAATCCAGGCACGGCCTGAACTCCATGGACTACATCACATCCCAGGATATCCTCACAGCCTCCAGGTGGCACCCTGTCCAGCAGAGCGGCTACAAGTGCGCAGCCTGCTGCCGCATGTACCCAACGCTGCACTCGCTCAAGAGCCACATCAAGGGGGGCTTCAAGGAGGGCTTCAGCTGCAAGGTGTACTACCGCAAGCTCAAAACCCTCTGGGGCAAGGAGCAGAAGGCCCGGCCAGGAGACAGGCTCTCCTCGGGCAGCTGCCAGGCCTTCAAGTAG